ACGCCGATGCTGTTCATCCCGGCGTGGAAGACGGCGATTCACTCGGTCGTCCGACCCGTCGGCGGGTGGTGGCCCCGTCGACCCCACCGGGTGTCATCACCTGGACCTGAATCCCGATACCTCCTTTCCAGTCGCACTGTCGGCTAGCGTCAAGAGGTATGGGGCGTCCCCGTGTACAGACACCCGGCTGTGGACGCCGTCACACACCTGTCTCTCTGCGGACGTGTCCGAGCGAAAGCAGTGGTATCGGGATGCGAGCCCGGCACTATGCCGAGCCGTCCGCAATCGGGGCTCGGATAGGTCCCTAGAGGGACACTCGCGTCAAACGGTGCAGGCGACGTATATTTTCTGATAGACGCAATACTGATCGGGGTGTATCTGCTGACAGCTCTGCGAGCAGCTTTGCGCTCTGTCCCGATACGGGTATTCTACCCGGGACTTGTGGGAGAAGCCCACACGGTGTCGGCTCGGTCCCCAAACTCTCGAGGCCGGGGGAGGCGGCAGTTCGACCGGGTTCGCGCTGGTGACCGGAGCCAGGCTTTTTCACGCAACTCCCGAAAGGGGTGACATGGGCGACTGCGTCTGCTATCGTGAGTACTGTCCCGACTGCGACGTGCAGGTGACGATAGTCGACGACACGTGCCCGGTGTGTGACAGGGACCTCGAGATCGCGTAGCGCCGTGACCACTCGGTTGTCGCTCCCGGGGCCCCGCCTCCGGGACATCCTGCAGCCGAGCGGTTCACAGCTCGGCGACGCCCGACTGGTCGTCGCGCAGCTGCAGATAGGCGTCGGCGACGATGCCGTACCCGATAATCGCGAGCGGGGCCGTCACCAGCAGGCTGACTATCTGTCCGAGCGTCGGACTCACGAACGACGCGAGCGAGCCGAGACTGCTGAGGACGCCGGTCACGACGCCGACGAGCAGGAGCAGTGCCGCCAGTCGCAGGCGGTTCCCGCGAGCGATGTCCCAGCTCCGTCGCAGCGACGTCACGAGCCGCGCGTCTTCGACGGCGACGGCGAACAGGACGAACGCGAAACTCACCATGAGGAAGATGCCGGGCAACACCAGCAGGACGAACCCCACGAGCGTGGCGATGCCGACGACGACGTTCGCGCCGACGGCCGAGAGCAGCGCCCGACCGATTCGTCGGGTGAACAGCGACCCGGTGACCGCCCCGCTGTCGGGCCCCTCGCGGGTGAACGCCCGGGCGGCGGCGATGTAGATTATCATGCCCAACAGGAGGGCCACGAGCACGAGCACCCCCGCCACGGCACTCGGCAGCGGCAGGGTCACACCGATCTGTGCCTCTTGCTGGGCGGCGGGCGGGAGCTGGTTGGCGACGATGGTGTTCACCGAACTGGTGAACAACCCCACGTAGAGGGCTGTGAGTGCCATCAGGGCGATACCGACCGGAGACAGGCTCCGGCGAATACCGTTGCTAATCGCACGGCCAAGTTGGAGGGCCATACCCCGATTGTTCAGGCCGGCGTAGAAAATCTTTCGCTTGAGGACCGGGTGGAAATTACGCTCCGGTCGCGCCCCACACGCCCGACTGCCGCCCGCCGAGGCGCCGGTCCGGCCCTCGCTCCCGGCCGGTGGCGGCGAAACACCTATCATCTGTTCCCGCATCGTTGTTTCTATGCCGATACAACGGCGACAGTTCATCACGGTAGCCGGGGTCGGTGCGGTCGCGAGCATCGCGGGCTGTTCGCAGTCCAGGGGGCAGACTCAGGGGGAGAGCGCGCCACAGGACCAGCCCGGAGTCGCTGGGGAGACGCTGACGCTGACGACGACGACGAGCACGTACGACACGGGGCTCCTCGATGCGATTCACCCCGACTTCGAGGCGATGTACGGCGTCACAGTCGACGCGGTGGCCCAGGGGACCGGAGCGGCCCTGGAGTCCGCCCGAAACGGCGACTCGGACGTGGTGCTGGTCCACGCCCGCGGTCTCGAGGACGAGTTCATGCGGAACGGGTACGGCATCAACCGCCGGGACCTCATGTTCAACGACTTCGTCGTCGTCGGTCCGGACGACGACCCGGCGGGCATCCGGGGGATGGGTTCGGCCACCGAGGCGCTGACCGCCATCGCCGAGTCGGAGTCGACGTTCGTCTCCCGCGGGGACAACTCCGGGACCCACACGAAGGAACTGGCCCTCTGGGCGGCCGCCGGCACGGACCCCGGTGGCGACTGGTACCAGGAGACCGGGACCGGGATGGGGGAGGCGCTGAACGTCGCCACCCAGCAGGGCGCCTACACGCTCTCGGACCGGGGCACGTTCATCTCCCAGCGCTCGGCGATCGACCTAGTCGTCCTCGTCCAGGGGCCCATCGAGGGCGGCCCGGCGACTCTGGCGAACCCCTACGGGGTCATGGCGGTCAACCCCGGCGTCCACGACACCGCGAACTACGACCTCGCGATGGCCTACATCGGCTGGATAACCAGCCCCGGCGCCCAGGCGGCCATCGGGGAGTACCAGGTCAACGGGGAGCAGCTGTTCTTCCCCGAAGCAGTCTCCGAGGACCCCGACTTCCAGCAGTACGTTCCGCAAGGGTGGAGTAGCGAGTCCTCGAACGGGTGAGCGTGCCACTCGATTCACTCGTCGGCCTCCTGTCGGCTGTCGTCGACCTGCCGTTCAGGGAGGGGTACGTCTCGAGCATCATCTACGTCTCCCTGTACGTCAGCGGCACCGCCGTCGCGTTGAGCACGCTGTTCTCCCTCCCGGTCGCGCTCGCGATGGGCTTTACCGACTTCCCGGGGAAACGCGCCCTGAAGTCGGTCATCAACACCGGTATGGGCTTTCCGAGCGTCGTCGTCGGCCTGCTCGTGCTCTTTGCGGTCTCCAACCAGGGGCCCCTGGGGACCTTCGACCTCATCTTCACCAGGGAAGCGATGGTACTCTCGCAGTTCGTCCTCGCGACGCCACCCATCACGGCCATCAGTCTCGCGGCCGTCACCGGCGTGGACGACGACGTCCGCGACGCGGCCCACGTCCTCGGCGGGACGAGCCTCGACGTCGCGCTGGTCGTGATCAAGGAGGCCCGCTACGGCATCGCCACGGCGATTCTCGCGGGCTTCGGCCGGGCCATCAGCGAGGTCGGGTCCGTCCTCATCGTCGGGGGCAACATCACGAGTTCGGGGGGCATCTCGAAGACGCGGACGCTGACGACGGCCATCCAGCTTGAGGCCCGCCAGGGCCGGTACGAGACGGCGATGATACTCGGCGCGGTCCTGCTGGTGCTCGTGCTGGCGGTCAACGCCGTCGTCGTCCAGCTCGGCGATTCGCGGGTGATGAGCTGATGATCCGCCTGGCAGCTCTCTCACACGCCTACGGTGACGAGCGCGTCCTCGCGGACGTCTCGCTCACGGTCGACCCCGGAGAAGTGGTCGCTATCATCGGGCCCTCGGGGGTGGGAAAGACCACCCTGCTGCGCATCCTGGCGCTCAACCGCCGGCCGACCGAGGGTACCGTCGAACTGGACGGCCAGCGGGCGTGGTCGGTCGACGAAGGCCGCCGCCTGGAACTGCGCCGCCGCGTCGGGTTGGTGTTCCAGCGCGCGAGCCTGTTCGACGCCTCCGTCGCCCGGAACGTCGCGTACGGCCTCCGGGTGCGACGGTCCTGGCGACGGCGACTCGCGGATGGGCTGCGCTCGCTAGTCGGGTCGAAGGACCTGTCGGCGGCCGTCGAAGAGGCGCTCGAGGTCGTCGAGATGCGCGAGAAGGCCGATCAGGACGCGCGCTCGCTCTCGGGCGGCGAGGCCCAGCGGGTCTCTTTCGCGCGGGCGCTCGCCTACGAACCGGCGTACCTCCTGCTGGACGAACCGACCTCCGACCTCGACCCGCGGAACACGGGACTCATCGAGGCGGCTATCGGCGAGGCGCGCGACCGGGGCCTGGGTGTCGTCGTCGCGACTCACGACATGCACCAGGCCGAGCGCATCGCCGACCGCGTCGCCGTGTTGCTCGGCGACGGGTTGACCGAGGTGGGGCCGACGGAGCGAATCTTCGAGGACCCGACCGACGAGCGCACGCGGCAGTTCATCTCCGGGGAACTGGTGTACTGAACGGCGTCGCGGCGACCGGGGGTGGGCCGGCCGCTCACGCCTGGGTCGGGTCCCGGGGGGCACCGTCGGCGTAACTTGTCGTGGGGCCGTGACGGACCGGGTCCGTCCGCCGGGTCGTGACGGCGGCCCACCGACCGGGATAGCCAAGGGGGGCGGCCCGCTCTAGGCAACAGGAGGCCGATTCGACGATGGAGACCGCAGACGACGAGGCGGACGCGAGCGCGCTGCTCGCAGCGCTCGGGTTCGACGCCGAGGAGAGCGCGCTCACAGAACGGCAGGCCCAGGTGCTGTTGCTACGGGAACGCGGGCACACGCAGACCGCCATCGCCGAGATGCTGGGGACCTCACGGGCGAACGTGGCCAACGTCGAGGCCAGCGCGAGAGCGAACGTCGCCAAGGCACGGGAGACCCTGCGGGTCGTCCGGGCGATGGAGGCTCCCGTGCGGGTCCCCGTCCCGGCGGGGGCCGACATCTACGAGGTCCCCGAGACGGTGTACGAGGCGTGCAACGACGCGGACATCAAGGTCGCCTACTCGGCGCCGGAGCTCGTCCGCCGACTCCTCGACGAAGCCGAGTCGGTCGTCGACGGGCGCACCATCGAGGTCTCGCTGACCCTGCACGTCACCGAGGACGGCGAGGTCGTCATCCGCCGCACCGACCGGGACCGGTAGCCGGCCCTCCGGACGGACGAATCGCGGCTGCCGTTCGCAAATCGCGAAATACTCTTATCCCCCTGTTGCTGATAGAATCTCCCAGAAACCTCTCCGGGCGACTCCGGGATATCATGTTCTCATAATCTTGGAACTGATGCACAATATTATATCCCTGTAGGGTGTATACTCACCTGTGGTGAACAAGACATGACAGGATATGCAATCGTCCTTGCCTCGGGCAAGCTAGAGCGGTTACAGGCAGTAGCGAACATCGCGTCGGTCGCCGGGGCGTCGGACGTCCCCATCGACATCTTCGCGACGATGGACGGCCTCGAGGCCTTCGACCTCGAGACCATCGAGAACGGCAACTTCGAGATGGGTGCCGTCGCCCAGGCGATGATGGAGTCGGAGTCGACGAAGATGCCGATGTTCTACGAGTCCATCGGCCAGGCCAAGGAGATCGGTCCCGTGACCCTCTATGCCTGCGAGCTGTCGATGGACATGCTCGACAAGGGCCTCGAGGACTACGCCGACCTGTTCGACGACGTACTCGGCGTCTCCGGGTTCCTGACGATGGCCGAAGACAAACAAGTGATGTTCATCTGAGGTGACAACAATGAGTGAATCTATTTCCCCAGACGTGACGGTCGATTCGCGCGGCGCCGCCTGCCCGGGTCCGCTGATGGACCTCATCGGCAAGATCAAACAGGCCGATGCAGGCACGGTGTTCGAACTACAGACCAACGACAGCTCCTCGAGCCACGACGTCCCCGAGTGGGTCGAGAAGGCCGGCCACGAGCTGCTCGACGTCGTCGAACACGGCGACGGGGAGTACTGGTCCATCTTCGTCGAGACGAGGGAGTGACCACGGCATGACCCGCATCGTCATCGTCGGTGGCGGCACGGGCGGGACGGTTCTCGCGAACCGCCTCGCCGACAAGCTCGCCCCCGACCTGAAACGTGGCGACGTCGAGGTGACGCTCGTCAACGACGGGCCCGACCAGGTGTACAAGCCGACGTTCCTGTATGTCCCTTTCGGCGAGGCGACCGTCGAGGAGGCGCGCCACCCCATCGTCGACCTCGTCGATCGGACGGTCGACTTCCGCGTCGACCGGGTGACGAGCATCGACACCGACGCCAAGCGCCTCTCGCTCCAGCGCGACGGCGCCCTCGAGTACGACTACCTCGTGCTCGCGACCGGGGCGAACCTCGCGCCCGACGAGGTTCCGGGACTCGTCGAGGGCGGCCACCACTTCTACGGCGCCGCAGGTGCCGAGAAGCTGCGCGACGCCCTCGCCGAGTTCGAGGCGGGCCACCTCGTCCTGTCGGTCATCGGCGTCCCGCACATGTGTCCGGCCGCACCGGTAGAGTTCGTGATGATGGCCGACCAGTGGCTCCGCGAGCGCGGCCGCCGCGAGGACGTGGACATCACGTACACGTACCCCATCCAGCGCATCCACGGGCTCGAACCCGTCGCGGAGTGGGCCCAGCCGCTGTTCGACGAACGGGGTATCGAGGCCGAGACGTTCTTCAACCCCGAGTCTGTCGACCCCGACGAGCGGGTCATCGAGACGATGGAGGGGACGGAACTGGACTACGACCTCCTCGTGGCCATCCCGCCACACAGCGGGTCGCCGCTGGTCGAGGAGGCAGGTCTGGGCGATGGCGGCTGGGTCGCCGTGGACAACCGGACGCTCGAAGCCGAACACGCCGACGACGTCTACGCCATCGGCGACGTGGCCGACGTCGCGACGAGCAAGGCCGGCAGCGTCGCCCACTACCAGGCCGGCGCCGTCGCCGACCGACTTGCAAGCCAGGCCCGCGGGCAGGTCCCGACCGCCGAGTACGACGGCAAGACGATGTGTTTCGTCGAGTCCGGCACCGACGAGGCGGCGTTCATCGAGTTCAGTTACGAGCGCCAGCCCGAACCCCGCGACCCGAACCAGTTCGTCCACTGGGGGAAACTGGCCTACAACGAGGCCTACTGGCTGACCGCCAGGGGGCTCCTGTGAGGTGGTACGATGAGTGAACAGGAACAACAGGACGTCGAGGCCGGAGACGACGCCCCGGCCGACCCGTCCACCGACCTCGACCAGCTGACCGAACTCGCCGACGCGGTCGAGGGCAACGAGGCCGAGGTGGCCGAACTGCTCGATCGGGTCGACGAGGTCAACGACCTGCTTGACGTCCTCGCGCTTGGCACCCAGGCGATGGACGACGAGATGGTACAGAAACTCGCCGACACCGGCGGCAACCTCGGGGCGCTGGCGGACGCTGCCGCCGAACCGGCGACCGTCCGGGGCGCCGAGTCGCTGCTCCACGCCGTCGGCGACGCGACCGGCGATCTCGAGGAACCGCCCGAGCGGGTCGGCGTCGTCGGCCTCCTGCGCGCCCTGCGTGACCCCGAGGTCCAGGCCGGACTGGGCTATCTCGTAGCCGTCTCCAGGCACCTCGGGCGTGACCTCACCCGTCGGTCCGAGCTCCGTCAGGAGCTTGAGGACTGAGCGCGTCGGCGGCGCCGCGCTCGCCGGCGGCGAGCATCGTCGTCACCTCCGTTCTCGTCGCCGCCCTCGCGATGGCTGGCGTCTTCGAGTCGACGGTGTGGGTCCCGCGCCCCGACGCCGGCCGGTCGCCCGGTCTCCGTTCAGTCGTCGGCTTCCATCGACCCGGCCTGCGGCACCGTCACGTCGGTGAGTTGCGCTTCGATCTCCTCGCGGCGGTCCTCGAACTTCCCGGGGAGGACCAGGCGGCCACCGAGCTCAGAGAGCGGTTCGTCGCTGGTGTAGCCCGGCCCGCTGGTCGCCAGTTCGAAGAGGACGCCGTTGAACTCCCGCACGTAGACCGACCGGAACCAGTGGCGGTCGATCTGGTTCGTCGGACGCAGGCCCAGCGACTGGATGGCCTCGCGCGTCGCGGCCTGGTCCTCGTCGGTCGGTGTCTGGAAGGCGACGTGGTGGACGGTGCCGTGGCCCTGGCGCCCGCCCTGGATGGTCGGGAGCACGTCGACGTACTTGCCTACCGGCCCGGCCGCGGCGAAGCGGGTCCGCTCGTCGCCCGGTGTGTCTCCCTCTGCCTGTTCGGTACCGACCTCCTCGAAGCCCACCGTCTCCAGGACGTCTATCGTGCGGTCGGGGTCGGCCAGCCAGAGCGTCACCGAGTGAAAGCCCCGGATGGCGTGTTCGGCGGGGACGAACTCGGTCCACGGGACCGTCGGGTCGTCGTCGGGGATCTCGACTTCGACCAGCTCGACCGGGAGGCCGTCCGGGTCGCGGAAGGGCAGGACCACCTGGTCAAACCGCTCGACCCGGTCGTCGTAGTCGACGCCGAACTCGTCGAAGCGGTCCTCCCAGAACTCCAGGCTCCCCTCGGGGACCCGGAACGCGGTCCGGGAGACCTGGCCCGAACCGACCTCCCCCTGTCGCATGCTCTCCCAGGGGAAGAACGTCATGCTCGTGCCGGGGGTGCCCTCGGCGTCGGCGAAGAAGAAGTGGTAGGTGCCGGGGTCGTCCTGGTTGATAGAGCGTTTGACGAGGCGGAGGCCGAGCGTCTCCGCCCAGAAGTCCATGTTCCGCTGCGGGTCGCCGGCGATGCAGGTGACGTGGTGGATGCCCGGTGTGGGGCTCGGGTCGGTCATACCTACCGGTAGGGGACGGACGGACTTTAATTGGTGCTGACATCGGTGTTACCGGGCTATCACGACCGCCGGGTGTTCGCCCCGCAGCGCCGAAAAATCAGTCCGCAGTCTGTACGACGTTGCGCTTCGCGTCGGCCGCTCGGCGTCGTGCCATCGCCTCGCGGCGCAGTGCTTCCCGGTGGTCGTCCCAGGTCGCGTATTTGGGGACGGGCGTCGCACCGACAGGAACGCGGTTCTTCCTCGTCTTTTGCATGTCTCTACCTCCACCAGTCCCGTCGCGCGGCACGGAGATAACCCTCGTCGCCAGTTTCGACTCAGTTGCTCGCCGCCACGTCACAGAACAGTCGCGGCTCAGGTCTGGTCGGCTTCGGGGTTGTTCGTCCGCCGGTAGGACCCGACCATCTTCCAGAGGGTGTCGTTGAGGTCGCCGCCGTTCGCTTCGTTCTCGAGCTGCCGGTACAGGTTCTCCGGGACGTCGATTCGGGGCATCACCTGTGCATACTGGCTGCGGATACATAAAATTCGTCTGACACGGAATCGAGTAAACGCTTCGACGCTGCGTGACCGTGACAGCGCTATCTGTCGATTCCGTCCGGGAAACAGTTCACTCAGTTCCGTGTACTTCCTGTCAGTTCGCCCGGTAGAGCCACTTCGCGCCGTAGGCGACGAACCAGGCCATCCAGACACAGAAGATGGTCAGCCAGGCAGCGTACTGGACCGTCGGATCCGGGACGAGGACGTACGCGACGACGAGCAGGGCGACGACGCTCGCGGCGGCCGCGTAGTCGTACCGACCCGGACCCGGCGGCGCGACCATCGCTACCGGGAGCTGCCGTCGATTCGCCGGTCGTCCTCGTCGTCACGTTCCCGGTCGAGGTCGGCATCGGTGGCGGCTGTGACCGTCTCGCCGCCGCCGTTCCCCGTGCCGAGACCGACCACCGGGTATCCGTCACCGCTCGGGAGCGTTACCGTCGGTCGTGTCATGTCCGTGGCAACACCCCCCGGGGTCAAAACCGTTGGGCCGCGCGCCGTCATTTTGCCGCCGTACGACGGTATCGGTCGCTCGGCGCCGATGCCGGTCTACTTTCACTTCCGCTCTCCACCCGTGGCTCGGCTTTAGTGCCGTCCGGGCGAAAGCGGTCGGCCATGGAGACGCCACCACTCGAACCGGGACTGACGTTCGTCGCCCAGCCCGACGGGCGCGGGGGGGTCGCGGCGCTCGCCCGGCACGCCGACGCCACCGAGACGCTGTGGGTCGACACGCGCGGGGCGGCGTCCACTTACGCGCTGACCGCCGACGCCGACCGGAGCGCGCTCCGCGGGCTCCGGATCGCTCGCGCGTTCACGGCCCACCAGCACCACGCACTCGTCCGCCGGGCCGTCGACGCCGCCACGGCGCGGACCGACCTCGTCGTCGCCCCGAACCTCGCGGCGCTGTACGAGGCGGCCGACGGCCCCGACGCCGAACTCGACCGCCTGTACGCGGCCACCTGCTCGCTGCTCTCCGCCCTGGCCGAGTCGACCGGGGTCCCGGTCCTGGCCGGCGCGCCCGACGCCACAGACGCCCACCGCCAGACGCTCCGCGAGGCGGCCGCCCGCGAGGTGACCTGTCGACCGACCGACTTCGGCTACGCCGTCGACGCGCCGGGGTTCACCCAGTCGGGCTACTGGGGCGAGGGCTGGTGGCAGACGACCATCCCCTACTGGGTCGAGGTGTGTGGCGCCGCCGGGACGCCCGCACCGGCCACGGCCGACCCCGTGGCAGTCGCCGTCGAGTGACGATGGGCCGGACGAACCCCACCTACCGCGACTTCCTCACCGACTACGAGGGGCGCTGGCGCGACTTCCGCCGGGCGCTGCGCCACGAGGCGGGTGAGGACTTCGACCGCCTGTTCGCCCGCGCCCGGCGCCACGCCGACGCGGCGGGTTACGCCAACGACCCCGACCGAGAACTGCTCGTCGTCGTGTCGATGCTGCTGGCCCACGAGACGGAACTCCGGCGGCTCCGGGAGCGCGTCGAGACCCTCGAGGCGGCCGCCGAGCGCGACGGGGCTCCCGAGATAGCCGCAGAGACCGACGAAGAGGCGTAATCGCCGATGGCGTTCGCCTTCGACGTGACCGGCGACGGCGTCCGCGTCTGGCGCCGCGAATCCGACGCGGACGCCACCGTCCGGACCGACCGCGAGTTCCGCCCGTCGCTGTACGCCGCCGGCCCGGACGCGGCGCTCGCGACGCTCGACGAGCGCCTGGCCCGCGACCCGAAGGTCGAGGCCACGGGCGTCGCCTCGCGGTTCACGTCGCTCCGGGACGACGCGCCCCGCGACGTCCTCCGGGTCGACACCGTTCCGGGGGCCGTCCGACAGGTCGCCCGCGAGATTCGCTGTGTCCACGAACCAGACCGATGGGCGCCCGGGACCGTCCGCCTGTTCAACGTGGACCTGGACCCCACGGCCCGCTACTGCCTCGATACCGGGACGAGTCCGGTACCCGAGGCCGACCTCCGCTCGCTCTCGCTGTCGCTGCCGACCGCCGCGCTGGCCGACGGGGACCTGACGGCGCTGACCTGCGAGGGCGCCCCGCTCGTCGCCGAGTCCACCCGCACCGACGACACCGAACGGCGCGTCCTGCGGGCGCTCGGCGACCGCCTCGCCGCTGCGGACCCCGACGTGCTGGTGCTCTCGAGTGCCGACCTCGTGCCCCTGCTCGCCGACCGGGCCGCCGACCTGGGCGTCGACTGCTCGCTCGGTCGGGAACCGGGCTATCGCAAGCTCGCCGGCGCGAACACCTACCAGAGCTACGGCCGGGTCGGTCACTCCCCCGCGAGATACGCGGTCCCGGGCCGGGCTATCGTCGACCGCTCGAACAGCTTCCTCTGGGACGAGGGCGGCCTCCCGGGCCTGCTGGACCTCGTCGAGCGCTCCTGGCTCCCCCTGCAGGCGCTCTCGCGGGCCTCCATCGGGACGGTGTTCACGGGCATCCAGATCCGCGAGGCGTTCGAGCGCGACGTGCTGGTCCCCTGGCGGGCCTGGGAACCCGAGGCGTTCAAGGCCGCCCGGACGCTCCACGACGCCGACCGCGGCGGGTTCACGTTCGAACCAACGGTTGGGT
The DNA window shown above is from Haloarcula halobia and carries:
- a CDS encoding ring-cleaving dioxygenase, encoding MTDPSPTPGIHHVTCIAGDPQRNMDFWAETLGLRLVKRSINQDDPGTYHFFFADAEGTPGTSMTFFPWESMRQGEVGSGQVSRTAFRVPEGSLEFWEDRFDEFGVDYDDRVERFDQVVLPFRDPDGLPVELVEVEIPDDDPTVPWTEFVPAEHAIRGFHSVTLWLADPDRTIDVLETVGFEEVGTEQAEGDTPGDERTRFAAAGPVGKYVDVLPTIQGGRQGHGTVHHVAFQTPTDEDQAATREAIQSLGLRPTNQIDRHWFRSVYVREFNGVLFELATSGPGYTSDEPLSELGGRLVLPGKFEDRREEIEAQLTDVTVPQAGSMEADD
- a CDS encoding ABC transporter permease, which encodes MSVPLDSLVGLLSAVVDLPFREGYVSSIIYVSLYVSGTAVALSTLFSLPVALAMGFTDFPGKRALKSVINTGMGFPSVVVGLLVLFAVSNQGPLGTFDLIFTREAMVLSQFVLATPPITAISLAAVTGVDDDVRDAAHVLGGTSLDVALVVIKEARYGIATAILAGFGRAISEVGSVLIVGGNITSSGGISKTRTLTTAIQLEARQGRYETAMILGAVLLVLVLAVNAVVVQLGDSRVMS
- a CDS encoding substrate-binding domain-containing protein, which gives rise to MPIQRRQFITVAGVGAVASIAGCSQSRGQTQGESAPQDQPGVAGETLTLTTTTSTYDTGLLDAIHPDFEAMYGVTVDAVAQGTGAALESARNGDSDVVLVHARGLEDEFMRNGYGINRRDLMFNDFVVVGPDDDPAGIRGMGSATEALTAIAESESTFVSRGDNSGTHTKELALWAAAGTDPGGDWYQETGTGMGEALNVATQQGAYTLSDRGTFISQRSAIDLVVLVQGPIEGGPATLANPYGVMAVNPGVHDTANYDLAMAYIGWITSPGAQAAIGEYQVNGEQLFFPEAVSEDPDFQQYVPQGWSSESSNG
- a CDS encoding sulfurtransferase TusA family protein is translated as MSESISPDVTVDSRGAACPGPLMDLIGKIKQADAGTVFELQTNDSSSSHDVPEWVEKAGHELLDVVEHGDGEYWSIFVETRE
- a CDS encoding phosphate ABC transporter ATP-binding protein; this encodes MIRLAALSHAYGDERVLADVSLTVDPGEVVAIIGPSGVGKTTLLRILALNRRPTEGTVELDGQRAWSVDEGRRLELRRRVGLVFQRASLFDASVARNVAYGLRVRRSWRRRLADGLRSLVGSKDLSAAVEEALEVVEMREKADQDARSLSGGEAQRVSFARALAYEPAYLLLDEPTSDLDPRNTGLIEAAIGEARDRGLGVVVATHDMHQAERIADRVAVLLGDGLTEVGPTERIFEDPTDERTRQFISGELVY
- a CDS encoding Tfx family DNA-binding protein; protein product: METADDEADASALLAALGFDAEESALTERQAQVLLLRERGHTQTAIAEMLGTSRANVANVEASARANVAKARETLRVVRAMEAPVRVPVPAGADIYEVPETVYEACNDADIKVAYSAPELVRRLLDEAESVVDGRTIEVSLTLHVTEDGEVVIRRTDRDR
- a CDS encoding DUF1641 domain-containing protein, producing MSEQEQQDVEAGDDAPADPSTDLDQLTELADAVEGNEAEVAELLDRVDEVNDLLDVLALGTQAMDDEMVQKLADTGGNLGALADAAAEPATVRGAESLLHAVGDATGDLEEPPERVGVVGLLRALRDPEVQAGLGYLVAVSRHLGRDLTRRSELRQELED
- a CDS encoding NAD(P)/FAD-dependent oxidoreductase, whose product is MTRIVIVGGGTGGTVLANRLADKLAPDLKRGDVEVTLVNDGPDQVYKPTFLYVPFGEATVEEARHPIVDLVDRTVDFRVDRVTSIDTDAKRLSLQRDGALEYDYLVLATGANLAPDEVPGLVEGGHHFYGAAGAEKLRDALAEFEAGHLVLSVIGVPHMCPAAPVEFVMMADQWLRERGRREDVDITYTYPIQRIHGLEPVAEWAQPLFDERGIEAETFFNPESVDPDERVIETMEGTELDYDLLVAIPPHSGSPLVEEAGLGDGGWVAVDNRTLEAEHADDVYAIGDVADVATSKAGSVAHYQAGAVADRLASQARGQVPTAEYDGKTMCFVESGTDEAAFIEFSYERQPEPRDPNQFVHWGKLAYNEAYWLTARGLL